Proteins encoded in a region of the Nicotiana tomentosiformis chromosome 9, ASM39032v3, whole genome shotgun sequence genome:
- the LOC138898749 gene encoding uncharacterized protein gives MRHRDLEFKEDDWLFLKISPMKGVMQFGKKGNLSPRYVGPYIIIQRISQVAYKIELPVGMYVVHPVFHVSMLKKVVGDPSVLVLVETIEINEELTYEETIVSILDWQV, from the coding sequence ATgcgtcatagggatttggagttcaaagaagatgattggttATTCTTGAAGatttcccctatgaagggtgtaatgcagtttggtaagaaagggaatttgagtccgaggtatgtcggaccgtacataatcattcagaggattagCCAGGTGGCTTACAAGATAGAACTACCTGTAGGAATGTATGtagtgcacccagtgtttcatgtatccatgttgaagaaggtggttggagatccgtcagttCTTGTTCTGGTCGAGACTATTGagattaatgaagaattgacGTATGAAGAAACTATAGTTTCCATTCTTGATTGGCAAGTTtaa